The DNA segment AACTGTATGTctgtattattttttttaatggttTGTTTCTCTCGCACTTtgataagaccatgtgtagtgggaggGAGAAGACCCTTGGGCATTTTGCGTCATGTGGCGGTCGAGTCAACATGTGGGCATTATTGTAAAAGGGGTGTAGTGGGGATATCGGCATTGTGGGGCATTACGTTAGAAGGGGtgtaatagaattaaataaaaaaaccatcaaaaaattGCTATTGGCCAAAGAAAAATTTGAAGGCGTTTAAAAAAGCACGCTGTggcaactttttttttttcaaaaaaaaagccCCCTGGGGAGTTTAGATGGTGTGTTTGGGCGTTTTTTTTGGggaaaaaaaacgccaaaaacccCCAGTACGGGTGGCCTTACAAGTTATGAAAACTCCTAGACTGAATATTTGCTAATAACCTCTTTAGAAGTTAAATAGTGGTTGATTTTTGAGTGATGTTTTTTGTTTGGCTTTTTTCTACCTGTTTTAAACTGTTGGAGTGTAGAAGTATATTAGAACATGTAGATCAAACAATTTTCACTAGTTTATGATTACGCGTATTTGTTTTAGCAGCTGTTTGACATATCTGTTTTTTTCCATGTAGCAACCAATTTGTTCAAGATGCTGCTCAAGTACAGGCCCGAAGACAAGGCTGCCAAAAAGGAACGCCTTTTGAAAAAAGCTCAAGCTGAGTCTGAAGGAAAAACTGTGGAAGCAAAGAAGCCTATTGTCGTGAAGTATGGTCTCAATCACGTCACATATCTCATCGAGCAGGTTGGCTGTCACATTTTTATTTATACGAAAGTTTTTATATAATGTTTACTTTAATTTGCCTTGTGCTAACCTAAAACCTTTATTTTGTTATTTCCAGAACAAGGCACAATTGGTTATCATTGCTCATGACGTTGATCCTATTGAGTTGGTTGTCTGGCTTCCTGCGTTGTGCAGAAAGATGGAAATTCCTTATTGCATTGTAAAGGGAAAATCTAGACTTGGAGCTGTAagtttttcttatataaaatgtttttattttattatattttatttggGGCAAAAGGGTTGTTTAGATCAGTTCAATTATACTTTTATAATAGATACTAAGCAGATTCAGCCTCTACTTTTAAAAACATTCATATAGACATAAAAAATTGTATCAACTTTGGGCAGTAGTTCAAATTTTACATATATAcccatttatttttatttacaattTATTATATTAACATGTTTTTGTCATGAATCAGATTGTTCATCAGAAGACTGCAGCAGCTTTGTGCTTGACTACAGTCAAAAACGAGGATAAAATGGAGTTTAGCAGGATCTTAGAAGCTATCAAGGTTCGTTTCTTTCCATTAGTTAACTGTTTACTTAGCTTTTAAGATGATCAAATAAGTTTAAACTGGCTTTGATCTTTCTTGTTTTAGGCCAACTTTAACGACAAGTATGACGAGTATAGGAAGAAGTGGGGTGGTGGAATCATGGGTTCCAAATCTCAGGCGAAGACAAAGGCGAAAGAGCGGGTTTTGGCCAAGGAGGCTGCCCAGAGAATGAATTAGACAATCTTTGTTATGTATTGCATGCTATATTTGATATGTTGGAGGGCCTTGCATTTAGAAACTTCTGTTTTTAGAACTTTATTTGGTTGTTTGATACTTTTTGAATTAAAATATTTAATGCTGGAGTTGCTTGTTTCAGTTTTGATCGAGTTTAGTGGTGCTTATTCATCATTTATTATTAATAACTACGTAATTCTTTTACATAATATTTCACAATAGAAAGATATTTATTGCATACCAGATAAGAAAATACTGTATTCATAAAACTACAAAGCAAAATCGAAAACAATTACCAGATAAGAAAATACTGTATTCATAAAACTTTTTAGCTGATTACAAAGCAAAATAGAAAACAATTAAAGATAAGAAAATGCTGTATTCATAAGACTTTTTAGCTGATTACAAGGCAAAATAGAAAAATTTTAACAGGTAAGGCTATGTGGTATGGTGATGGTCTTTCCTTGGAGAATGATTCGTCACGTAGTCATGTAGACTGGGTGTGAGAATGAGGCAAAGAGGATGGAGTTAAGGAAATTGGGGATAAGCCTaaaatgtatatatgtatgtgctgtatgtataggtgtgtgaaAGAGGGGTTTGTCCTGTAGTGGACCGTCTCCATCGTCCATATCTCGACGATCTTGACGCTGCCGGTGTGTgtgtgttggggggggggggggaatggaGGGAGGACCGGCGCCGGACCTAAGACGTGAGGGCACGAACCCCCATACCGTCTGGCCTAAGAAAATACTGTATTCATAAAACTTTATTGCTGATTAAAACGTTATAATTAGAAATCAATGTTGGAAAAAAGATAATATAGTAAGTACGGAGTCCGCAGATTATTTTTCTAAAACTAAAAGAATGCACGGGCAGTGTGGTGAGAAACACATATATTGTCAAGAGTGATATCATACGTTAATCTATTTTATCAACCAAATGATTTTTGGTTAACtggttttatttatttgttaaaatttttggtttttgattTGGTTTGGTTAATTTCGATTAATAACCAAACAAATCTGATGTTTAAGTTTTTTCTTAGAAACACATGAAATGAATATATATAACATCACATGTGATAaagttataaaaattaaaaatgtatGAAAATATGAATTATTCGTTTCGGCTAGTTTTGGTTTTTCAAAGGTACAAAAAAAGCTGATgaacaattttttttgttaatttggttttggttaatttgtttATTGGTTAATTTCAGTTCGGTTTCGCCTGCCTTCGATTCATTTACAGTTAGAGGTGTACAAAATCTCCGAATATGAAAGCAACCCCAAAAATAACGCAAAACCGATTTGATGGGAAACCAGATTTTTTTTGACCGGATATAACTCGGCAGGATCCGTCAGATCCAATGCGAAATTTAAAATTTTCGACCCACCGGATTTGTTCTGGATCTTCTCGCATCGGATCTAATCCGGATTTTTTTGGATACGGATacgaatttaaaaaaaatccagtTTCTTATATTCTCTGTGAATGTTATTGAGTTTATTTTACCCATGTATTATttatttgctttattttttttacCTTATATTGTAAAAAACTATAAAGATGAAGTTTGGGAAGtttattttagttatttatttatttatttattaattttatatgtttttaatGAATTTATGCTATGTAACTATaggggcaatcttgacccaaaatCTTTCAAGTGGGCCAGTTTGGGTTGATTTTATaattatatgggttggtttgggtaaatatTTTAACTACATGGGTTACAATGAGTCAGTTGAGATTTTATCTTGTTATTTTTGGGTCAAAACGAGTCGACAACTTTAAAGAAATGGGTCGACGTGGGTTAGTGCCTTAAAGAAACGGGACTGGTTTCGGATTGGAATGGGTTTTGGGCCAGCGCAAGTATTCGCATGAGACGGATTACGACACGAAACGAGTTTTGGATCGGACAGGTTCAGTTCGAATTGAGTTTCGGGCCGAGACGGGTTTCGACACAGGGCAGGTTTTGGATTGGAACAGGATTGGTTCGGCTTGAGCCGACACGGGTTTCCGCACGGGACGGGTTTCAGAGCGCAACAGGTTTTGGCCCGACAAGAGTTTCCGCACGGGACGGGTTTCTTTTcgtttcgttttttttttgtttcaatctgatcggttttttcggttccggttcggttttgattttttgtttcattttttttGGGTTTAGTTTTGGATCGGTTTTGATCTTTTCAGGTTTTTTTGGTTTCGTTTCGTTTCAGTTCGGTTTTggtttttgtttggtttgtttATTCGGTTTCGGTTCGGTTCGATTTGTTGTTTCGTTTTGATCAGTTTTTTCAGTTTCGTTTCGGATCGGTTTCGATCTTTTCAGTTTTTTCTATTTCGTTTCGGTTCGTTTTTTTTGTTTCGGTTTTCAGTTTTGattttttgtttcgttttgaCCGGTATTTCCGGTTTCGTTTCGGACCGGTTTCTTCCTTTTCagttttttgtttcgttttggttcagttttcaggtttttgttttggTTTGGTCGGGTTTCGTTTCGGTTTTGattttttgtttcgttttgaTCGGTTTTGATCTTTTCAATTTTTTGTTTCATTTTCATTTTGTTTAATATTAGAAATATGAAAAATTTggatttttcatattttattgCCCTAGACTTGTTAGTCGGTTTCGTTTCGGTTTTGGTTTTATTGTTTCGTTTCATTTTCGTTCGGTTttgaatttttcatattttttgtATCGTTTTAGCTTcgtttttttggttttgttttggtcGGGTTTTTTTCGGTCTCTGTCTCGACTCGACCGAAAGGTATATTAATGATGAAATCATGTTTTTAGAATTGGCAACCCGTTTTGACACGAAACCCATTTCGAACTAGACCCGGACCCGTTTGGACACAAATCCATTCCAACCcggacccgttctgacccgacCCAAAACAACCCTATTTTAATTTGACCCATTTTGATCCTAACCCAGTCCAACTCTAACCTGTTCTGACCCATGACCTGTTCTGACCCGACCCAATCCGTTTGCCAGTCCTATACATAAccaataaataattttaaaaacagATAACATATGAGTTTTTTAGATTAATTTATATATCTATTTGTTTTATATGTTTTTTAAATCAAAAAATTGGGTGTATATGATTGAGTTTTGTGGACCTTCGATCTGAATTTTCACAATCCGGTTTTGACCATGCTTTGACTTTATCCGAAATGGATAAAATCCGATATGGTTTAAAAAAATACGGTTTGGAGTTGTACACCTCTAGTTTAAGTTAAAGCTTCGATTATTGCTCACCCTAAACACTAAACACTATTAATCAACTAAGATAACAattcttttaattaaaaaaaactacaaTAAAATTATACTCAAATGAAATAGAATAAACTGCTCGTatttatggtataatttttttaaatataaacgTATGAAAAAGTGTGGCCGTTTCAAAATCGTGAGATAGTTAATAAAAACAATAGGGGAAAAATATAATTACTAATTAATTAACCAAAATcttcctatatattaaaaaactaAACGTAATGAACAGTAATTGAAGGCTATTTTTGTAAATTTAATGCCAAATCAGTTTCAAAGGTCAACCAAATACGATGGTCAGCTTTAGAACCCGGTTGAGAGAATCAGATAGAGATAACGCTGAGAGACAGACAGAGAGCGATGACGAACCTTCTCGCCGGCGTCAATAACACTTGACGACAACGAGTTCATCATTGTGGTGGCGGCGAACATGGTTTTTACCGGAGAGTGACGAGGTATGTTCGATCAGTTGCTGCCACAGCTCTGACAATGACGGCGGTCAAGCGGTTAGGGTTTCGATCAACTTCCGGTAAGCCCTTTTCTATTGCATGTTCACTATTTTTTTAGATCGGTTGTCACTGAACCTTAATCCGGCGTCTAATGTTGATCTGATGAGTAAGTAACGTCTGCTGAGGTTCCGGTGAACGGCCAGGAGAAGATTTCAATGAACGGGTAAGCACACAACCCTAATTATGCGTATTGCTTCAGTGTGACGTTGATGATGTTGTGACGGTGTGGCTGTTAGGGTTTGTTTGCCCTAATAAGTCGTTCTCGAACCCTAGCTGGAGATAAGAACCGATGATGGACCAATGAAGATTGATAAGGTAATTTTAACTGTTTATGATTGTTTGATGATGGCTTTAATATTTGAATTGTGAATTAAGTGtttgatttgttgtttttatggTAACTGGATTGTACTAATTAGGGTTTGTTTGAATGGTTTAGGTTTAGTTGGTAAGAGTGGGTCGAAATGGAAGTTATGGAGGAGTTCTTCGGTGGAAATCGATTCGGGATGGAAAGGGTTTAAAGGGAAGTACAGGGGAGTGGGATCGGATGGGTCGCATTCGAGATAAAATCTCCCGTGCAGAAGAGGCAACAGGTTGAATGGGAAGTTGCATGTTCTATGTATATGGCATTGATTTGATCTTTGAATCAATGATGATTTGCAGTTGTTCTCATTTTTTTGTTGTTGAAAAGGAATTTTACATTctatttttgatatgtttgtagccaCCAGGAACAATATATGCTTTGAAGATTCTGAGCTTCAACAGCTAATGCAGGAATGAACATGTATGTACTGCTTTAATGTTTTTTTAGTTCTCAACTTTGTTAGAGGTGAAGTGGAATTTAGAAGACGCAAGTGGTGCCGGTTCGAGGACGGCACCCACTTTTTTacttctttttgttttttctACTTCCCTGATACACGACAGAGAAAGATAAGGATATCAAGATCACTGCTTTCTGTTGTCTGCCTTCTTTCAATACTAGAAAAGCCCCAAACTACTCTATATATTTGTTGCCTTTTCCCGAGTTATTGATTTTGCTTATTAATTACAAGATATCGCCCATACCGATCCGCTACATTTGGTTTTCACCAGCATTTTAGGTAGGTTTTTATTTCTGGAAATTGTGGGACACATGTTTTAGGGTATATATTCCTCTTCTAAACTTGCCACATATATTCAACCTATGTGCTAGCTACCATTGTTCATGGAATAACGCCGATAGTTTGGACAAGACAGGGGGTTACGGACAAAGGAGGAAAGGTGAAAAGAAGAGTAAGAACGATTGAGGAAGTTGAACACAAATGTTTTTTCGCCTCTCAAGCACCTGTAggtatttgttttgtttttacctTTGCAGTTTTTATGAGTTGGGAGCTGAATTAATTATAGGAAGTGTTTTCTTCGTGCTGGATATGTGCTACGTGAGTTTGTAATGGTTTCTAAGAGGCATGATCTTTTTAATCGAATTTCCATGTCAGAGTTTGTCCAAGTCATATTTTGGTTTATTATATGTTTGGAGGCTCTTTACCCGGTCATAGCTAGATGATTCCTTAAATCTTTACCAAATGGTGGGGGAAAAACCAAGTGAAGCCTATAAATATTCACTGTAAGTATTTTAGAGGTGTTTATGATTTTTGAGTCCTGGTCCTGTTATAAATAGTTTAGTTCAGTGTGCTTTTTTTAAGCTTATGAAGTTTTTTTTAAAGCTTATAAAATGGTGTTACATGTCTATATTCATAATCATTATAAAAGCTTATAGTATGTTACATAAATAGTCCAAATGAAATAATGTTATTATCTTCTATTAATATATTTGCTCCTAAAACATTGCTTAAAATTGTTGTTTTGTTAACCCAAGTACCCAGAGTAACAAATAAATAAGCCAGCTTAACTACGTTTGGTTGACTTGAAATTTTTGCTGATGGTCTCACTTTTCTTAAAAATTAGCTTCATAGAATCTAAATATTATAATCACGTGAGTAGTTTCAGTCTCTTTTCTTTTTAACTATTTCCTACTTTTGCTGGTTTGAAATGTTAGGAAGCCCAAAGTCCACATTTAACTTCAAGTTCACCATAGTTAAAGGCCTTTAGGGTTTTAAGTTAAAGACAATAATTTGGCTATTTTGTTCCACTGAATATTGTTATATTTCAAAGGCGaacattttaaacttaaaatCAAATGGTTAAGTTTTTAGATGAACCATGGTCAAGTTACATCAAGTGTAG comes from the Helianthus annuus cultivar XRQ/B chromosome 4, HanXRQr2.0-SUNRISE, whole genome shotgun sequence genome and includes:
- the LOC110936384 gene encoding 60S ribosomal protein L7a-2; its protein translation is MAPKKGVKLATKKKTEKVVNPLFEKRPKQFGIGGALPPKKDVHRFVRWPQVVRIQRKRRILKQRLKVPPALNQFTKTLDKNLATNLFKMLLKYRPEDKAAKKERLLKKAQAESEGKTVEAKKPIVVKYGLNHVTYLIEQNKAQLVIIAHDVDPIELVVWLPALCRKMEIPYCIVKGKSRLGAIVHQKTAAALCLTTVKNEDKMEFSRILEAIKANFNDKYDEYRKKWGGGIMGSKSQAKTKAKERVLAKEAAQRMN